In Podarcis muralis chromosome 14, rPodMur119.hap1.1, whole genome shotgun sequence, one genomic interval encodes:
- the NPW gene encoding neuropeptide W, with protein sequence MVLWQVSRRPLWKALGFLGLILLVAPAGAWYKHVASPRYHTVGRASGLLMGVRRSPYLWRRQAAEGFRDSLEAAPTLPISRATQWLTLQQAEEEEGPWTTLDLQPHLSSQVGTWKDAASASAAGAIKRTLGPQASQKNHARHQGRIWAALCPTGCQESLQQSPAMHPKLLERLMWKTGQPSTSKEASDPEI encoded by the exons ATGGTTTTATGGCAAGTCTCCCGCAGGCCCCTATGGAAAGCCCTGGGCTTCCTGGGCTTGATCCTGCTGGTGGCCCCAGCAGGTGCCTGGTACAAGCATGTGGCCAGCCCCAGGTACCACACTGTGGGGCGAGCTTCGGGGCTTCTGATGGGAGTCAGGCGCTCCCCTTACCTGTGGCGCCGGCAGGCAGCAGAGGGCTTCCGGGATAGCCTGGAGgctgcccccaccctgcccatCAGCAGGGCCACTCAGTGGCTGACACTCcagcaggcagaggaggaggagggaccctGGACCACTCTGgatctgcagcctcacctgtcctccCAGGTGGGCACCTGGAAagatgctgcttctgcttctgctgcagGGGCCATCAAGAGAACGCTCGGGCCTCAGGCCTCGCAGAAGAACCACGCCAGGCACCAAGGGAGGATCTGGGCAGCCCTGTGCCCAACAGGATGCCAGGAGTCTCTCCAGCAAAGCCCCGCCATGCACCCGAAGCTCCTGGAAAGGCTGATGTGGAAGACAGGACAGCCCAGCACATCGAAGGAGGCCAG CGACCCTGAGATCTAA